Genomic segment of Glandiceps talaboti chromosome 17, keGlaTala1.1, whole genome shotgun sequence:
tacccccatattttCAGAGAACTAAACCCATACCTTTGTATACggtattaaataaaatgttagCCTTTGGCGAAATGTTAATTACAAGTAAAATCAGAACAACGTGATCGAAGAGAAATGTGAAGCCTTTAATATGGACGTCTAAAATATGACGGATATATACTTACGTCACCCCCTCTCGGCTTCGCTGCTCGGATCACAATGTTCACGTCACCTCACAGTTTAGAAGTTGTACTGTCTCTAGATAGTCTGGCAAGCGACACCAGCTTATATCCTGTCATGCACAAACTGTATATTGGGTCAAACATGACATCTAAACAATAGGAAACATTCCGAGTCTGAAAACTTGACATGTTGTCAATATTGTCATTATACagaaatgtataataatattaccCAATATGTTATTCAATAGCGAAGAGTCCCTCTTCAGGTTCTCAATTGCCAATTAATCAAATGATCATAGTGCAAATCTCCATAGTAATGTTCTGTTTAGTCTTTAGAGCACTTTGTAGTGATGTTGTCAACAACCATATCACCAGTTGTGTTTGATTAGTCCACCAATGAATTATATCATATCACGAGAACGTGACATTGCAACAAACAAAGTTAGTCATTTGTTGTAAAAGCCAcaataattcatatatttttacAGGCACCTCGCTATCTGAAGATTACTAAATTACCGGCTGTCTATCGTAAGTTTTGCGGGTAGTGAATAAGCTTATATGTTACAAATTAAATGTCCCCTAGTGGGCTTCGTCACAGTAAAACCACCCTTATTACGTTGCACCGAGGACGAGGTTTACACTCCTCATTGTAATTAATGTTGAAAAGCCATCATCTCCAGGATGTTTTGCTCTCAAAGTCCATCCCCGGAATGGAAATGCTGATGTTCTCCGCAGTGTTGGAAAGCCTATCCCGGATTGGAGTGCTCTCCGCAATGTTAAAAAAGTCCATCCCCAGACTTGAGTGCCCTCCGCATCTATGTAATGTTCTGCTCCCAACAATGTTGAAAAGTCCATCCCAGGAATGGAGTGCTCGCCGTACACTGTAACTTTGCAAGTTTATTGCAGTTATAAATCTCCATACACCTAACGATAATATTAGCAATTTGCTTATGACGATCTTGGCATTTATAGGGTAATGTATACCTTTTCAGTTATTCAGTGTTTGACCATAACGATGTACTGGTAGTCAGGACTGTCACCACACGACATGTGTAGAGCATTACATTAACATTGTAAATATCTGAGGGATCTTTTGAAGGCTACGAGGGATTCATGAACAGCCCAACATGAATAATTTCGGATTGTTTCATCTTTTAATGTTATTCCACTCTCCATCAATCGAAACATTCTACGAACATATATAATTTCTTAGGTTTAGTTTTAGCTGCATTATGTCCTGTTATATAACCCTCACATTTCCTCGTGTCTAGCGCCTCTAGTGATACTTTTGAAAATGACTACTTGGTATGAATCGAAGCTGCTGTAGCTATTCAATACGGTGGCCTACAAGTGCGACaggacaaaacaaaaattaatgcacaaaatttttaattttcaacacaaaaaCTTACATTTCATAAAAACTTTATAGTTGCAATATGCAAGATAACAATTGATTTTATTGCCCATTACAAGAAGAAGAAACTACACGTCCCTTGGCCAGATTTATCGTAATATTATAATCATTGGAAAAAATTAAAGATGTCTATAAAGTAGTTATTATGTTAATAAATCATAAAAAGGCAATGTACCATCGATATCTTGACCCCAATAACAGCTGAACCAACATACtcttttgtgtattttttgtgtCCATGGCATAGACAGTCTGGATCTGGATAAGTACTGCATAACACTCCACTGAGGTGGAGTCAAACATGCAGGAAATGGTGTGTGCATGAGTAATTAGCTATTCTTGCTGATTGATGTGCTCAATGATGGCTGACTTGAATTCTTTCGGATCTTCTATGGTAGTTGTTAAATATGGTATGGTGTTCCAGTCTTTAACAGTTTGTGGCAAAAAGCTGACTTTGAAACAGTCCTTGTTGGCTGGTATAATTTGATCTGCTGAAGGATTTCATTCACCGACAGGGTTAGGAGGCCTTGTCTAGCTTTGTGTAGAATGCACAGTCTGTTTACAGTTCTTCTGTCTTTGAGTGTGCTCTAGTGTAAGTCCTTGATGATTTCGGATACACTACTTGATCTGGATGGAGTAATCATTTACAACAAATGTCGCCGCTCTGTGTTGGATGTACCATGTGCTCCACTTTATTAATAAGATCTTTGGTATAAGGGTTCTAGACAGCAGATGAATACTCTAATAATGGGCGAACTAAAGACATGTAAGCAGTTTTTTTTCCTTGATGAGTTTGTTACATGAATAGGGATTCCTCTTGATAAAGTTGAGAGATCTATTTGCAGATGATGTAATATGACTGATATGTTTGTCCCAGGTTAGATTGCTTGTAATATCAACTCTACGATAAGTATGACACGATGTAAATTCCAGTGTATGAGTCCCAAGTGTGTAGTTGAAAAGCTTAGGATTGCGAGCATGTGTGACCCGCATGACAAAGCACTTCTTTACATTGAAATGCATTTGGCCAATCTTCCTGCCACATGGGCCAGTGTGTTTAAGTCATCTTGGAGTTGAGCCTGGTCTAGCTGATTTTGTATATGTCTAAAAACGACACAGTCATTGACAAATAGTCTTACTTCCGACGAGATGTTATGGGGAAGGTCATTAATGTATGCAAGGAAGAGCAAAGGTCCCAGCACCACAGTCTAGGACATCCACGAAAACTTTTGATTTGTAAGTTTGGAGAATTCTGTGTTATATGgtctgtaatactctctaagGAGATTTACAACATTTGTATCAACATCCGGGTGGGTTCGACCTTTCCTCTCATCCATGCAAAATTCAGGAGTTTTAATACAATAAAAGCCCTTAGTTTCGTTGAAGTAAAATATGTTGTCTGTGAAATAGGGTTGTAGATTTAGAAATGATTCCACCTGTTGGATTGCTGACACTGGGTTTACTTTGAATTCACTACCGTCCACAATTAGCATTCTTTCAGGGCTAAAATACTTCAACCAGAGCTGAATGTAATCTGAATAACGCCCTCTATATATCGTACCATGGGACGTCACTATTTTCCTGTTATCGTCAAGAATTGTTGATTCAAATGTAGCATTTACTGTGTCGttatatttgactatattttCCAGAAATGTTTGTGCCTTTTCGTATTTGCTAGATGTCGggtttgatttcaaaatgtctTCGTACAGCCCTTTACTGGTAACTGTATGGACGTAGTCGGAGATGGCTCGTTCTACAGGATCACAAGCAACTATGATAATATTGGTGTCCGCTGGCAGCTCGTCGTATATCTGCTTTGCTGCTGTGCTATCTCTGAAATAATCTGGTGATCTTTCAATGGTCAGCTGCCCTGGTGTTGAAAGTGGCATACGGTTAATATACCAATCTATTCCCTTCTTATGATTGGGACTACCAAAGTAATGTACTTCATCTTCCGCTGCAACAATATTGGGATGAAAGTCAAGAAAAGTACCCAAGGTAGCTGTGCCACATTTCTTGATTCCGGCAATAATAGCTCCTGGAAGCCTTTTTCGACTTTCATATACTTTATTGTTTCCTCCTTGAACCATTCTTCGGGCCTTTCCGAGATCGTTTATAGCACCCAAGTCTGTGGACCCTTTGAGTATAGTCGGACTGGTGTACTCGGTGTCTGGTTTGTGTATGGATGTATTAGGTGGGATCAATGGTTTGTGTAAAGTATTTTCCTTTTCTCTCAAGTCTTCATGATTTTCATGGCAGGGTGTAGGACGGTCTTGGATTTCGCCGATACCCTTTATAGACAAGATGTACATCTTTCCATTTTTTGAATAGCAGATGATGAGAATCACTAACGAAATCAGGAAGCCCAACAATATAATCTTAGTTCTCGTTCTCAGCTTCATGATATACTGTTGTCAATGAATAATGTCACGTGACGAAAAATAGATGCAATATATATCTCTCGGAAGGCAAATAGCACGGTCACTGTATTCCTGTACAAGAGAACCGTACAATATGAAGGTAGGTATCTtgttatgtaaaatttgaacGTGAATAGAGTGTTTTATTGACTTCTACATGATCCGTTCCGTGTGTGCTAACTAAATTTTCGGTAAATTGACATTCGATCTGTACGAATTACAGAATCATGGCcactatatttcaaaagtagactgttttgaacttttacattatatatgtcttgtttttgtttgattttggtcGTTTCAAGGCATAATTCCATAAAATACGGCAGATAGAAATCACTCTAGTTCACACTtgtaataaattaatcaatatGGCAACCAACCTCGCGTATATTACACTGTGTTACTGACATACTTTCCGGAGGAAAAAAAAGAGCTAGATTGTAGCGCAGAATCTCATGTAATCAACatcttattttttgtaaatttactagcAATACCAATGACCAagaattatatttaaaaacacCCAAACAAACCATGAATGCATGTGTTTGTGAAGTTTCCTATTTGGCAGGAAAATACGATGTGACCGTCGTTTTCTGAATCAGGGCAAAATGACATCGAAGTTCTCGATCATGTATTACATACTGTTACATTATTATCTAGTTCTAGAGTTAAATACAACATCATCACTTTACACACTCGTTTGGCAGTTATGGTATAATTTTTGCTCTTGCTTTTTTTCAGGAATGGATACAGTGGGAGGCTGTGATCCCGTTGTTGACTTactcaaaacacaaaaacagaaattactaaaaggaagaaaaacacacacccatacacacaTTCTCCACAGAAATACAAAACACTGTGTTGGGCTTCGATGGCCTTGAATATATTTGTACAGTGTGAGAAAACATCAATAAGGGGTCGTAAAATACTGTATTAGACTCAGCAATCTAATTTttattgatttaatttttttcatatgacTACTCATACAATATACACTCGCTGATCTATTTTTTATATGGTAATGCTACCGTGTTAATTTTTACAGAGAACTAAATGCATACCTTTTGTTATCGGGATTTATTAAAATATAGTCTTTGGCGGATTACTAATAATTGCagaaaaaatcattaaaaaacatgaaataaaatctaAAGCTTTATAAATGTCTAAAATATGACGGAAACATACTTACGTCATCCGCTCGCGGCTTCGATGCTCGGATCACTATGTTCACCTCACAATTGAGAAGTTGTAGCCTCTAGTCTGACACTGAAGCGAGACTAGCTTATAGCCTGCCATGCACaaactgtacaatgtatgcatTGCTTATTCAACTAATTAGCAAAGCATATATACTGAGTCTGTTTGTACTGTCTGAACCGACATCTGTCTTTATCCAGCTAGAAGCGTGTGATAATATTAGTACATGTTGTACTTGTAAAACAGTCCCTCTTTTGGCATTTCAAATTACTATAGCGCCAATTTTCTGTTCAGAGTATTACTAAATAGTTATAACACTCTGTAATACCCTTAAGGTATAAGGGGGGACTTATACATCCATtatatatttccccttatactGCCATTCGATCTATGGTAATATATATGTTGTGAACAAATAAACCACCAGTTTTGTTTGACTGGTACACTAATACCATATTATGTAGACACGCACGACATTGCAACAAACAAAAGTTTGTTAGTTGTCATTGAAACTCATTGAAGCGCTAATAATTCACCACTTTGGGTATatattgactggttttaactACAGACAGAACTTGTTATTTGTGAATCCATCAATTTGTCAAATGAAATAGTACAGGCATTATGATATATTGGCTACATCTGAATGCGTACAAAGAAAAAGCCTTAAAAACATTGGAAATTATGTACAATTGATATTAATACATAGTCTGTATTCGGACGTGCATCATATTTTGTCgtatttttgaagaaaaaaaaacttgtgaaatatattttttttattcctaATTATGCACACATATATAACCCATAACATGCTATATAATAATCagcatgtacagtgtacattctCTGGTCTATACACATACTACAGAACATGCGCTACTCTCTGAGGAGTCGAACATATATGGCTTTAAATTTGGTCATCGGAGCTGGGGAAACCCATGTtcactaacccccccccccccccccccccttaattTTTCCACTTCACAGCTGCAGTGCCAGGTAGAGTTTAACCCTCGGCCCTCCCTCCACTAGTTTATGATGGTTTATAACTCGAGCTCGAGCGATCGCCCTATTTTCAACTCGTCTCATTACCTTTCAAAATGATGTACGGTAAAATTAATTTGCAGATCTTTGCAATATGATTTACATGTGCATCTGTGGAAATCGGGAATGCACTAATAGAATTAGAAGCTTACATGCAATTGCAACATCTTAAAACGATCGAGGTAAAGGCCTATAAGCCTAAATGGGACGAGCTGAAATTGTGGTTAAATGATCCGTCACATAATTTTGGTGACTGCGTTATTGATGTACTGGCATGTACCTCACGCTCCATGGTGATTTTCAGAAATCCTTAAATTTCTCGACGTCCATATGCCCACTGACttacaaaaatacaatgtagtggTCGCGGCTAGTTGGCCAGTTCGGTCATCGCGAAACAATTTCAGATTTTGCCGATGGTGGCGCTGTTTATTTTGTAGTGAGAGGTCAACTTGGGTCAACTTACAATTGGACTTCTGCTGCTGATTGTCACATGATGGTTTGGTGTTTGTCCGGTGACGGTGTTCGTACACACTTTAGCTGACACTCGAAGGGGTCGCCCACTCACTTGTTGATTTTACTTTCTTTATATATTTGTCATTAGTTCTGAATTCCAGTAATACTGGTAAGTTTCACCGTTCTGTAACACTTCCGTTCCGTCAGTTGTCTTTAGCCTTGGCTTTGATTTGAAAACATGATCAGGTAGTCATGCATGGGAGTAATGGGTTATACCTCCACTCCAGCTGTTTCTATTTGTGATTCTGCCTCCTACTCCTGTTTGCAAACGGTGCACGGGACGctattctgacaatgtcccaaAACAAGGCGGGGAAGAGGGACATTGCCAAAATCTAGTCctgaccatacatgtatagttcatagacactgtgtgtgtgtgtgtgtgtcgagAGGGACTAAGCTGTGTCCTGATTTAATTACCCCGTctcctagtcctgcttgcatacggagtaatccgggactcgattctgacaattgtccctcctgtttctgtgtttagagtcaagtcagtaatatagactcgtgcaccgacgtctgtaagcaggactacccGTCTCCAAGCAGgactacatgtatctacctCCATGGtcaaatcatttcaaaatcaCAACCAAAGAGTGTAATTCAGAGTTGATACAGACTTTAACGTCAAATTATTAGAGGAGATGTAATCCAATACAGCCCTTTAATTATCATTTCACAATAGTCCTGTTTGCAGATGAATGCGACACTTGATGCTGACAATGTCCCTTTGGCTCATGGGCAGTGTCAGAATCTAGTTCCTTATtacatctgcaagcaggactaatgtCATTTcagaaaacacattttatattGGTTATCTGAGATGTCATGTTTATAAAACGTCATTTATGTGAACAACAAATAgatattgccatgacaaccagcAATCATGGCCACAATTTTcatcaaagtcaaggtcaaccATTGGCAAGTGAAAGTTTCCCCTTCATTGTCTGTAGATCAACCCAGCCAAGCTGGTTCTTTTGATGCACTCTGattatgtaaataattgtaTATCTATGTTTGTAAAATTAGTGAGTTCGTCTTTTTTCtatctctttctttctttgttagTAACAACTGGTAATGATGGGCAAGTACAGTGTATCTTCCTTGCTGATAGTTTTATTCCTCATTACTACATCATTACTTCTAAAGACAACTTTGTCACAGCAGACACGCCCACCACATGTTGTGTTAATAGTCGTAGATGATTGGGTAAGTGGAAAGTCATTTATCATAATAAGAGtgaaaatgtagtaatgtaagTTTTTGTATAGCAATCTCCCAAACTATGGCCAAAGTGCTTTTTTTTGTTACAGCTGGCATGGCGCTGTCATAGCGCAATGTCCTTTATGCTCCCTCAACTCTCTCgaaagcatacaatccattgctaCCATTGCATATAGAATTAAAGCactcacattgcaacctctatccaaCCAAGTCCTAaattatacagcttggttgactaGTTTAGATCTTGGCTAAAGACTGCAgccattcagaaataaatggCAGCACCATACAgaggctcaaacctgcaacctacaGATTTCAAGCTGGCTGAGGTCACATCCAGGGCAAAGAATCAAATATAATGGAGATTCACTTATATAGGGGTTGTTAGGGTTTGTAATTTGAATACTACATTTGAGTTATCATGTTACCTAATTATTgatgtatgttatgtacatatGAAGATCTATAGAACAAGTGATCTCTGTAAGTATACAATTGTACATATGTCTATCACTGTATCAGTTGTCATGTACAACTATAAACTCTAATCCACCACTTTAATGAATATACAGTGAACAAGTATACATAATGACTTACCATTAGAGGGCAGTCTTTACTGGAATTATACTGTATTGCTGAGGTATCGTACATGATATTAAAGTGTCTGTTTTTGTTTCCCAACAAACACCTAGGGCT
This window contains:
- the LOC144448116 gene encoding heparan sulfate glucosamine 3-O-sulfotransferase 1-like, translated to MYILSIKGIGEIQDRPTPCHENHEDLREKENTLHKPLIPPNTSIHKPDTEYTSPTILKGSTDLGAINDLGKARRMVQGGNNKVYESRKRLPGAIIAGIKKCGTATLGTFLDFHPNIVAAEDEVHYFGSPNHKKGIDWYINRMPLSTPGQLTIERSPDYFRDSTAAKQIYDELPADTNIIIVACDPVERAISDYVHTVTSKGLYEDILKSNPTSSKYEKAQTFLENIVKYNDTVNATFESTILDDNRKIVTSHGTIYRGRYSDYIQLWLKYFSPERMLIVDGSEFKVNPVSAIQQVESFLNLQPYFTDNIFYFNETKGFYCIKTPEFCMDERKGRTHPDVDTNVVNLLREYYRPYNTEFSKLTNQKFSWMS